A region from the Leptotrichia sp. OH3620_COT-345 genome encodes:
- a CDS encoding NAD(P)H-dependent glycerol-3-phosphate dehydrogenase: MKNILVIGGGSWGTCLSRLLSENGNKVYLWEYNEEIRNVMRETGENKLLLPGIKLPEKLIIADDYCEVLKNTEKYSKIDVLLLATPTQFLRDILKRLKNCLDYNIIIVNVAKGMEVSTNKRISEVVAEELDGKEYNYVLLAGPTHAEEVAQKLPSAILSVSENEKSALEIQNIFSTSYLRVYTGTDLVGAELGGALKNCLAIAAGIADGMGYGDNTKAALLTRGLNEILEFGKYYNADPKTFMGLSGLGDIIVTCTSKHSRNRFVGEELGKGKKISDIVANMKMVSEGAETIKALNSIIKEKNIKAPIFSVLYEVIYNEKPVSELASTFMSRDLRSEFI; encoded by the coding sequence ATGAAAAATATTCTTGTCATAGGTGGAGGAAGCTGGGGAACTTGCCTTTCAAGGTTGCTGTCTGAAAACGGGAATAAAGTGTATTTATGGGAATATAATGAAGAAATAAGAAATGTAATGAGAGAAACAGGAGAAAATAAATTGTTACTGCCCGGAATAAAGCTTCCTGAAAAGCTTATTATAGCTGATGATTACTGTGAAGTGTTAAAAAATACTGAAAAATACAGTAAGATAGATGTTCTTTTACTGGCAACTCCCACTCAATTTTTAAGAGATATATTAAAAAGATTGAAAAATTGTCTGGATTATAATATAATAATAGTAAATGTTGCAAAAGGTATGGAAGTTTCAACAAATAAAAGAATTTCCGAAGTAGTCGCAGAAGAATTGGATGGAAAAGAATACAATTATGTATTACTGGCAGGTCCTACTCATGCAGAAGAAGTGGCTCAAAAGCTGCCTTCGGCAATTTTATCGGTATCGGAAAATGAAAAGTCCGCATTGGAAATACAGAATATTTTCAGTACCTCATATTTAAGAGTCTATACAGGTACTGATCTTGTAGGAGCTGAACTCGGAGGGGCATTGAAAAACTGTTTGGCAATAGCAGCGGGAATAGCAGACGGTATGGGTTATGGAGATAATACAAAAGCTGCACTTCTTACAAGGGGGTTAAATGAAATACTTGAATTTGGAAAATACTACAATGCCGATCCGAAAACTTTTATGGGTCTTTCAGGACTTGGTGATATTATTGTGACGTGTACAAGCAAACACAGCAGAAACAGATTTGTAGGAGAAGAACTGGGTAAAGGAAAGAAAATATCGGATATAGTAGCAAATATGAAAATGGTTTCTGAAGGAGCCGAGACGATAAAGGCTCTTAATTCCATAATAAAGGAAAAAAATATAAAGGCTCCTATTTTTTCTGTACTTTATGAAGTTATTTACAATGAAAAGCCCGTTTCAGAGCTGGCGTCCACTTTTATGAGCAGAGATCTAAGATCTGAGTTTATTTAA
- the plsY gene encoding glycerol-3-phosphate 1-O-acyltransferase PlsY gives MNTFLLGITAYFLGSIPNALWIGKVFKGIDVREHGSRNTGSTNAARVLGAKLGILTLILDICKGALPTGVALLAHADTLENLTGISNTDAIAVGIAAIIGHSFSIFMKFKGGKAVATTVGVFTVLAPVALLLTAVVFFTVFGISRYVSLSSIIGASSLPIFIYAFYRNIPITVFGLGIAILIVMKHRSNIERIRNGTESKFTINKK, from the coding sequence ATGAATACATTTTTATTAGGGATAACGGCATATTTTTTGGGTAGTATTCCCAATGCTCTCTGGATAGGAAAGGTTTTTAAAGGAATAGATGTAAGAGAGCATGGGAGCAGGAATACAGGCTCTACAAATGCGGCAAGGGTATTAGGTGCAAAGTTGGGAATATTGACATTAATCCTTGATATATGTAAAGGAGCTTTGCCTACAGGAGTTGCATTGTTAGCTCATGCTGATACACTTGAAAATCTTACGGGTATTTCAAATACAGATGCGATTGCTGTAGGAATAGCCGCAATTATAGGACACAGTTTTTCAATATTTATGAAATTTAAAGGAGGAAAAGCGGTTGCTACAACAGTGGGTGTTTTTACAGTTTTAGCTCCTGTAGCTTTATTATTAACAGCAGTCGTATTTTTTACAGTATTCGGAATTTCAAGATATGTATCTCTTTCATCAATAATAGGAGCATCATCTTTACCTATCTTTATATATGCTTTTTATAGAAATATTCCTATTACCGTCTTTGGATTGGGAATAGCTATCCTTATAGTAATGAAACATCGAAGCAATATAGAAAGAATAAGAAACGGAACTGAATCGAAATTTACGATAAATAAAAAATAA